In [Leptolyngbya] sp. PCC 7376, a genomic segment contains:
- a CDS encoding DUF3084 domain-containing protein: MTSAFVLIFSVLILGGILAALGDRLGSKVGKARLSLFNLRPKQTAVVVTVMTGTVIAASTLGLLFGLSKSLRQGVFQLDGILAKRRKELQEVNDAKTKVEEELELARQDQLTAQNKLEGIETKFENAQSQLTAFRDQASVLEKEITDLASEQRDLKTQRDQLAIQSEKLATQSERLQTKVSEQNDIIEQRSGQIESLETQRQDLQTEIDNRDQTIANLDQAIADKDQVLQDVESQIFRLQEQIDILEASYINFRSGNVALTTGQVLAFGVVRIIDINAVNQAVDELLREANRNAIVATRGRNPDFDERVVQITNAQVQNLVSDINDGRDYVVRLLSAGNYLQGESQVQVFADAVLRQRVFIAGDVIATLSLENLSVQNPTAARQPIDFLLGAAQFQARQAGILGDIQVRDGDLSHIIKFADAINQSLEPVTEIQAIAMQNADNAGPLMLELVALSDGKVVFRR; the protein is encoded by the coding sequence ATGACTAGTGCGTTTGTACTGATATTTTCGGTCTTGATACTAGGCGGTATCCTTGCGGCTTTGGGCGATCGCCTTGGTAGCAAAGTGGGTAAGGCCCGCTTAAGCCTGTTCAATTTGCGTCCGAAACAAACTGCTGTCGTCGTAACTGTGATGACGGGAACAGTGATTGCGGCCAGCACTTTGGGTTTGCTCTTTGGTCTGAGTAAATCGCTACGGCAGGGCGTATTTCAGCTGGATGGAATTTTAGCGAAACGCCGTAAGGAACTACAAGAAGTTAACGACGCAAAAACAAAGGTTGAAGAGGAACTCGAATTAGCCCGCCAGGATCAGCTTACAGCCCAAAATAAACTTGAAGGAATCGAAACAAAATTTGAAAATGCTCAATCACAGCTCACGGCATTTCGAGATCAAGCCTCGGTCCTAGAGAAAGAAATTACAGATTTGGCATCAGAGCAACGGGATTTAAAGACGCAGCGAGATCAACTGGCGATCCAGAGTGAAAAGCTAGCAACTCAAAGTGAACGGTTGCAAACCAAAGTAAGCGAGCAAAACGACATTATTGAGCAGCGCTCTGGACAGATTGAATCCCTAGAAACTCAGCGCCAAGATTTACAGACTGAAATTGATAATCGTGATCAGACTATCGCCAACTTAGACCAGGCGATCGCCGACAAAGACCAAGTGTTGCAAGATGTCGAATCCCAAATTTTTAGATTACAAGAACAGATTGATATTTTAGAAGCGAGTTATATCAACTTTCGGAGCGGTAATGTTGCCCTCACCACAGGGCAGGTACTGGCTTTCGGCGTTGTCCGTATTATCGATATTAATGCCGTGAACCAAGCTGTGGATGAACTGTTGCGAGAAGCGAATCGTAATGCAATTGTGGCAACCCGTGGGCGTAATCCAGACTTTGATGAACGAGTGGTACAGATTACGAATGCTCAAGTCCAAAATTTGGTGAGCGATATTAATGATGGCCGTGATTATGTTGTGCGATTACTCTCTGCTGGTAACTATTTGCAGGGAGAGAGCCAAGTGCAAGTTTTTGCTGATGCTGTCTTAAGACAACGAGTGTTTATCGCAGGGGATGTGATCGCGACATTGTCTCTCGAAAATTTGAGTGTGCAAAATCCCACTGCTGCTCGCCAGCCCATAGATTTTTTACTGGGGGCAGCTCAATTTCAAGCACGTCAAGCTGGAATTTTAGGGGATATCCAAGTGCGGGATGGCGACCTGAGCCACATCATTAAGTTTGCCGATGCTATTAATCAGTCTCTCGAACCCGTTACTGAGATCCAGGCGATCGCCATGCAAAATGCGGACAATGCTGGCCCCCTAATGCTTGAACTCGTGGCCTTGAGCGATGGTAAAGTCGTATTTAGACGCTAA
- the ntcA gene encoding global nitrogen regulator NtcA has protein sequence MIYNSDAAQSDFYPNQVPELPVNQITDLAAAFRQFHSGPFPPVVENYDRGKTIFFPGDPAERVYFLLKGAVRLSRVYEAGEEITVALLRENSVFGVLSLLTGQKSDRFYHAVAFTPVELLSAPIEQVQKALQERPELSMLMLRGLSSRILQTEMMIETLAHRDMGSRLVSFLLILCRDFGVPTEDGIRVDLKLSHQAIAEAIGSTRVTVTRLLGELREKNMISIYKKKITVHDPVNLSQQFA, from the coding sequence ATGATTTATAACTCTGACGCTGCCCAAAGCGATTTCTATCCGAATCAAGTGCCTGAATTACCCGTGAATCAAATTACCGATCTAGCTGCTGCGTTTCGACAATTTCACAGCGGCCCTTTCCCTCCTGTAGTTGAGAACTATGATCGGGGTAAAACAATTTTCTTTCCGGGCGATCCAGCTGAACGGGTTTATTTTTTGCTGAAGGGAGCTGTCCGCCTCTCACGGGTGTATGAGGCCGGTGAAGAGATTACGGTGGCACTCCTCCGGGAAAATAGTGTTTTCGGTGTGCTATCCCTCTTAACGGGTCAAAAGTCTGATCGCTTTTATCATGCAGTGGCATTCACGCCTGTGGAGCTTTTGTCCGCACCGATTGAGCAGGTTCAGAAAGCTTTGCAAGAGCGTCCTGAGTTGTCGATGTTAATGTTGCGCGGATTGTCTTCGCGGATTCTGCAAACGGAGATGATGATCGAAACACTGGCGCACCGAGACATGGGGTCGCGTTTAGTGAGCTTCTTGTTAATTCTTTGTCGCGATTTTGGTGTGCCAACGGAAGATGGCATTCGGGTTGATCTGAAACTCTCTCATCAGGCGATCGCCGAAGCAATTGGTTCGACGCGGGTAACAGTCACGCGATTATTGGGTGAGCTACGCGAGAAAAATATGATCTCGATTTACAAGAAAAAAATTACGGTTCATGACCCCGTAAATCTCAGCCAACAGTTCGCTTAA
- the fabI gene encoding enoyl-ACP reductase FabI: protein MLDLTGKNALVTGIANNKSIAWGIAQQLHAAGANIGVTYLPDDKGRFEKKVGKLVEPLNPSLFLPCNVQDDEQVDQVFEAVKKDWGKLDILIHCLAFAHREDLTGQFSDTSRDGFQTALGISSYSLTRLARGAKDVMTDGGAIVTMTYLGGVKVIPNYNVMGVAKSALEMSVRYLAADLGPSNIRVNGISAGPIRTLASSAVGGILDMIHHVEATAPLRRTVTQTEVGNTAAFLCSDLSSGITGQIVYVDSGYEIMGM, encoded by the coding sequence ATGCTTGATTTAACCGGAAAAAATGCCCTTGTCACAGGGATTGCAAACAATAAATCCATTGCGTGGGGTATCGCTCAACAGCTCCATGCTGCGGGCGCAAACATCGGTGTCACTTACCTACCCGATGATAAAGGTCGTTTTGAGAAGAAAGTCGGCAAGTTGGTCGAGCCTCTCAATCCTTCTTTGTTCCTTCCTTGTAATGTGCAAGATGATGAACAGGTTGATCAAGTTTTTGAAGCGGTTAAAAAGGACTGGGGCAAGCTTGATATCCTCATTCACTGTTTGGCATTTGCACACCGTGAAGATTTAACTGGTCAGTTTAGCGATACTTCCCGTGATGGTTTCCAAACGGCTCTCGGTATCAGTTCTTACTCACTCACTCGTTTGGCACGTGGTGCAAAAGACGTAATGACGGATGGTGGAGCAATTGTCACCATGACCTACCTTGGTGGTGTAAAGGTTATTCCGAATTACAACGTTATGGGTGTAGCGAAGTCTGCGCTTGAGATGAGTGTTCGTTATCTCGCGGCGGATCTTGGCCCTAGCAATATTCGCGTCAATGGTATTTCTGCTGGCCCAATTCGTACTTTAGCTTCTTCTGCTGTTGGTGGCATTCTCGACATGATTCACCACGTGGAAGCAACTGCGCCTTTACGTCGTACGGTAACTCAGACTGAAGTTGGTAATACGGCGGCATTCCTCTGTAGTGATTTGTCTAGTGGCATCACTGGTCAGATTGTTTATGTGGATTCTGGTTACGAAATTATGGGTATGTAA
- a CDS encoding serine/threonine-protein kinase encodes MATPTIISGRYKVIRELGSGGFGVTFLAEDTHLPSQRICVIKKLKPLQQKPDIAQLVKERFKREAVVLEELGTHPRIPQLFAYFEEAEEFYLVQEYVQGQTLEDVVRQAGVQPEDAVKQILLDILEIIEFIQIKKIIHRDIKPENVILRAADRKPILIDFGAVREIMGTQLLTSSGSTSSIVIGTPGFMPAEQASGRPVFSSDLYALALTMIYLLTGHYPQNFPHDPMTGELDWSSQYHFSPDFVALLNKAIHTNQRERFLTASAMKQALLEPPELQDHTAPTVATPQTSPLPETVVKPTAQPLSRRISPLQRWIAIAGIFVFSSIGGLTYLQLQRAEGESEQEIFVSGTSESETTPEIDTEQLNSDSEPTMKEPTVGQKTPLAPEESPVVIVPKVRQSRELAVVFEPPSNVRVSPNGTILCAINNQATINIYDASGDWYETDACGAMGVIHISQIKWQDAQAAAIAPQLSETGVALVFDPPSNIRESPKGNILCAVEAVTHINIFNSSGEWFETDFCGVMGVIHSSQLTFQ; translated from the coding sequence CGCATTTGTGTCATTAAAAAGTTAAAGCCTTTGCAACAAAAGCCTGACATTGCTCAGCTAGTGAAAGAACGTTTTAAGCGTGAGGCTGTTGTTTTAGAAGAATTAGGAACTCATCCACGGATTCCACAGCTATTCGCTTATTTTGAAGAAGCGGAAGAATTCTATCTTGTCCAAGAATATGTCCAAGGCCAGACTCTCGAAGATGTCGTTCGGCAAGCTGGTGTTCAGCCGGAAGATGCTGTTAAGCAAATCTTGCTCGATATCCTAGAAATTATTGAATTTATCCAGATCAAAAAGATTATTCATCGTGACATTAAACCGGAAAATGTCATTCTCCGAGCAGCTGATCGAAAACCGATTTTGATTGATTTTGGCGCAGTGCGCGAGATTATGGGGACGCAGTTGTTAACCAGTAGTGGTTCGACTAGTTCGATTGTGATTGGGACGCCTGGTTTTATGCCTGCCGAGCAAGCATCTGGCCGACCTGTATTTTCGAGCGATTTGTATGCTCTTGCTTTGACCATGATCTATTTATTGACTGGACACTATCCGCAAAATTTCCCCCATGATCCAATGACAGGAGAATTGGATTGGAGTAGCCAGTATCATTTCAGCCCAGATTTTGTGGCTCTACTGAATAAGGCAATTCACACGAATCAAAGGGAACGTTTTCTAACTGCCTCTGCTATGAAACAAGCATTACTCGAACCGCCAGAACTACAAGACCATACTGCACCAACGGTTGCTACGCCGCAAACATCTCCACTACCAGAAACTGTTGTTAAGCCGACAGCTCAGCCATTATCTCGAAGAATTTCACCGCTACAGCGTTGGATTGCTATTGCTGGAATTTTTGTGTTTAGTTCAATTGGCGGGTTGACTTATTTGCAATTGCAGCGAGCTGAAGGTGAGAGTGAACAGGAAATATTTGTTTCAGGGACATCAGAGTCTGAAACAACGCCAGAGATAGATACTGAGCAACTTAATTCTGATTCTGAACCGACAATGAAAGAGCCGACTGTTGGGCAAAAGACTCCATTAGCACCAGAAGAATCCCCGGTTGTGATTGTTCCTAAGGTTCGTCAATCCAGAGAACTTGCTGTTGTATTTGAGCCACCTTCAAATGTGCGTGTGTCTCCCAACGGCACAATTCTATGCGCTATCAATAACCAAGCAACAATTAATATCTATGATGCCTCTGGTGATTGGTATGAAACGGATGCTTGCGGTGCGATGGGAGTAATCCATATTAGTCAAATTAAATGGCAAGATGCTCAAGCTGCGGCGATCGCCCCCCAACTATCTGAGACAGGCGTGGCACTTGTGTTCGACCCTCCTTCTAATATTCGTGAATCTCCAAAAGGCAATATTTTGTGTGCTGTTGAGGCTGTCACCCATATTAATATTTTCAATTCAAGTGGAGAGTGGTTTGAGACAGATTTCTGTGGGGTTATGGGGGTAATTCACTCTAGTCAACTGACGTTTCAATAA
- a CDS encoding S9 family peptidase, whose product MKVREVLHKIRDITNIKSSSYGSWRSPITSDLIVSSSIGLRTVAWAGETLYWLEGRPQEKGRSVLVRLNTDGSEQDITPAGFNVRTRVHEYGGGAFLITDNEMIYFSNDSDRRVYIQKKDAEPTVLTSENQRRYADFILDAAHNRLICVSEDHAGDGHEPKNDIVAIALDSGEISILVEGNDFYTSPRLSPDGKTLAWVSWDHPDMPWDNSKLWIADIAKDASLGEKQLIAGGEEESVVEPRWSPDGTLYFSSDRSGYWNFYRVVDDEVEAVYSAEAEFGYPHWVFCESILGFADVKTLVCTYNDHGTWKLAKIDTETKSLEAIAVPYSSISYLQVSGQKIAFIGGSATLPTAVVTFDLATGETTRVKEASTLQVDQGYLSKPQPIEFPTENGLTAHAWYYPPTNKDFSAPENAVPPLLVKSHGGPTAMAGSSLSLRIQYWTSRGFAFVDVNYGGSTGYGSKYHQRLDGNWGIVDVQDCVNVAKYLVEKGLADSEKLAIAGGSAGGYTTLAALTFYDTFNAGASYYGISDLEVLATDTHKFEARYLDRLIGKYPEEKDKYVARSPIHFTEKLSCPAIFFQGLEDKVVPPNQAEMMVDAIKAKGLPVAYVPFEGEQHGFRQAANIKKALDSEFYFYSQVFGFIPAEDIEPVEIMNL is encoded by the coding sequence ATGAAAGTTCGAGAGGTACTACACAAGATTAGAGACATTACAAACATAAAATCATCTTCATATGGTTCTTGGCGATCGCCGATCACATCTGATCTCATTGTGTCGAGCAGTATTGGGTTGCGGACAGTGGCATGGGCTGGGGAAACGCTTTATTGGCTAGAAGGTCGCCCCCAAGAAAAAGGCCGTAGTGTTTTGGTACGGTTAAATACTGATGGCTCAGAGCAAGATATTACGCCAGCGGGCTTCAATGTTCGGACGCGAGTGCATGAATATGGCGGTGGGGCGTTTCTGATTACCGACAATGAGATGATCTATTTTTCTAATGATAGCGATCGCCGAGTTTACATACAGAAAAAAGACGCAGAGCCAACAGTTTTAACGTCTGAAAATCAGCGACGCTATGCGGACTTTATTTTGGATGCCGCTCACAATCGTTTGATTTGCGTCAGTGAAGATCACGCTGGTGATGGCCATGAACCTAAAAATGACATTGTGGCGATCGCCTTGGATTCTGGTGAGATTAGCATTTTAGTTGAAGGTAATGATTTCTATACGTCGCCGCGCTTGTCTCCCGATGGCAAAACCTTGGCTTGGGTCAGTTGGGATCATCCTGATATGCCTTGGGACAATTCCAAGCTGTGGATTGCAGACATTGCAAAAGATGCCAGCTTAGGTGAGAAACAATTAATTGCTGGTGGCGAGGAAGAATCAGTTGTTGAACCTCGTTGGTCACCTGATGGCACTTTATATTTCAGCAGTGATAGAAGTGGCTATTGGAATTTTTATCGAGTAGTGGATGACGAAGTGGAGGCTGTTTATTCTGCCGAAGCGGAATTTGGTTATCCTCATTGGGTATTTTGCGAATCGATTTTAGGCTTTGCAGATGTGAAAACTTTGGTCTGCACCTATAACGACCATGGCACTTGGAAACTCGCGAAGATTGATACCGAAACAAAAAGCTTAGAGGCGATCGCCGTTCCCTATAGCAGTATTAGCTATTTACAGGTGAGTGGCCAGAAGATCGCATTTATTGGTGGTTCGGCGACATTACCCACAGCAGTTGTAACCTTCGATTTAGCGACGGGTGAAACCACTAGAGTAAAAGAAGCCAGCACGTTACAAGTTGATCAAGGCTATTTGTCGAAACCGCAACCGATTGAATTTCCCACTGAAAATGGCTTAACTGCTCATGCTTGGTATTATCCGCCCACTAACAAAGATTTCTCTGCTCCAGAAAACGCTGTACCGCCTCTTCTCGTTAAAAGTCATGGTGGCCCCACTGCAATGGCAGGTTCGAGTTTGAGCTTACGGATTCAATATTGGACAAGTCGCGGTTTTGCATTTGTGGACGTGAACTACGGTGGCAGCACTGGTTATGGCAGCAAGTATCATCAACGGCTCGATGGCAACTGGGGCATTGTCGATGTGCAGGACTGTGTCAATGTCGCCAAATATCTCGTCGAAAAAGGTTTAGCAGACTCTGAAAAATTGGCGATCGCCGGAGGAAGTGCGGGAGGTTATACAACTCTGGCAGCGTTGACTTTCTACGATACTTTCAATGCAGGGGCGAGTTACTATGGCATTTCCGATTTAGAAGTTTTGGCAACCGATACCCACAAATTTGAAGCCCGTTACCTCGACCGACTCATCGGCAAATATCCCGAAGAAAAAGATAAGTATGTAGCGCGATCGCCCATCCATTTCACAGAGAAATTATCTTGTCCTGCGATTTTCTTCCAAGGCTTAGAAGACAAAGTTGTGCCTCCCAACCAAGCTGAAATGATGGTAGATGCCATTAAAGCGAAAGGTCTACCTGTTGCCTATGTACCCTTTGAAGGGGAGCAACATGGATTCCGCCAAGCTGCCAATATCAAAAAAGCGCTGGACAGTGAATTCTATTTTTACTCGCAGGTTTTTGGTTTCATTCCCGCAGAGGATATCGAACCTGTCGAAATCATGAACCTCTAA
- a CDS encoding MASE1 domain-containing protein — translation MPQPKTATFPKSLQRLLGILLLAIAYYGLAELSRTLAATPQNVTPVWPPDGIAVGAMMLFGKWMSLGVFLGSFFANFWAFRDTSNLLSLVISIFPVIGIALGTSLGTWFGTYLLKKTTHNRYPFAHIPDVFRFLVLAGMAGPVINATVGVTCLALSQKVPWEAYLSVWLTWWISNVSGIFIVTPILLSGQYFFQQRKQLKEKSFWKIFTLLVGWEASLFTKQKTQLKEKYKTYKFLLIIEPFLLISLLGLISIISFEGGYNLEYVLIPLLLLSAFRFGQFQAAILTFTVASFAIVATVNGKGSFITGDLNQALTQLQSFIAVITLTVLVFTAINKERTQAETRLNMAFLELAKTNQSLESRVQKRTEELNHKNLELNHKNDALKDTLKTLKQTQLQMIQSEKMSALGQMVAGIAHEINNPTSFIVGNLRYLSEYIDDLLKLPSLYAKHFPKAPAQLEQELESLEFDFVKEDIPKLLKSMEIGTNRITRIVGSLRNFSRLDEANFKEVDIHEGLDSTLTILQHRFISKDSKKQAIAIVQEYGDLPLVACDAGSLNQVFMNLLTNAIDALEESDTTQPQICIETSLTTDQQVQIRITDNAMGVPKEIQSKLFDPFFTTKPIGKGTGLGLSMSYQIITERHSGKLWCESRIGQGSSFVIEIPYNQILD, via the coding sequence ATGCCTCAGCCCAAAACAGCAACTTTTCCTAAGTCACTACAGCGCCTGCTCGGTATTCTGCTGTTGGCGATCGCCTATTACGGCCTCGCAGAGCTATCCCGCACATTAGCTGCAACCCCTCAGAATGTCACCCCCGTCTGGCCTCCCGATGGCATTGCAGTCGGAGCAATGATGCTATTCGGGAAATGGATGAGCCTTGGAGTTTTCTTAGGATCTTTTTTCGCCAATTTCTGGGCATTTCGCGATACAAGCAATCTACTGTCTTTAGTGATCTCTATTTTTCCAGTGATTGGCATTGCTCTCGGCACGAGTTTAGGAACATGGTTTGGCACATACCTCCTAAAAAAGACCACTCATAATCGTTATCCTTTCGCTCATATTCCCGACGTCTTTAGATTTTTAGTTTTAGCCGGAATGGCAGGACCTGTTATTAATGCAACAGTGGGTGTAACCTGTCTCGCACTAAGCCAAAAAGTACCTTGGGAAGCCTACCTTTCAGTCTGGCTCACTTGGTGGATTTCCAATGTTTCTGGCATTTTTATTGTCACCCCTATTCTATTAAGTGGACAATATTTTTTTCAACAAAGAAAGCAACTTAAAGAAAAGTCTTTTTGGAAAATATTCACTTTATTAGTTGGCTGGGAAGCATCTTTATTTACCAAGCAAAAGACTCAGCTAAAAGAAAAGTATAAAACCTATAAATTCCTGTTGATTATCGAGCCATTTTTATTAATTAGCCTATTAGGTTTGATCAGTATTATTTCCTTTGAAGGAGGGTATAACCTAGAGTATGTTTTGATCCCTCTATTACTGTTATCAGCATTTCGATTTGGACAATTTCAAGCCGCAATCCTCACCTTTACCGTCGCATCATTTGCCATCGTTGCTACAGTGAATGGGAAAGGCAGTTTTATCACAGGGGATCTCAATCAAGCATTAACTCAATTGCAATCATTTATTGCGGTAATCACACTCACAGTCTTAGTCTTTACAGCAATTAATAAAGAGCGTACCCAAGCAGAAACACGGTTAAACATGGCTTTTTTAGAACTCGCAAAAACCAATCAAAGCTTAGAGAGTCGCGTTCAAAAAAGAACTGAAGAATTAAATCATAAAAACCTAGAGTTAAACCATAAAAACGATGCTTTAAAAGACACACTAAAGACTCTAAAACAAACTCAACTTCAGATGATTCAAAGTGAAAAGATGTCTGCCTTAGGTCAAATGGTGGCAGGCATCGCCCATGAGATTAATAATCCAACTAGTTTTATTGTGGGTAATTTGCGATATCTATCAGAGTACATCGATGATTTATTAAAACTACCCAGTTTATATGCGAAGCATTTTCCAAAGGCTCCAGCTCAACTAGAGCAAGAGCTAGAATCTTTAGAATTTGATTTTGTAAAAGAGGATATCCCAAAACTCCTAAAGTCCATGGAAATCGGAACTAACCGCATTACACGTATTGTTGGGTCTTTACGCAATTTTTCTCGTTTAGATGAGGCTAATTTTAAAGAGGTTGATATCCATGAAGGTTTAGACAGCACACTCACTATTTTGCAACACCGATTTATTTCGAAAGATAGCAAAAAACAGGCGATCGCCATCGTTCAGGAATATGGTGATTTACCATTAGTAGCTTGTGATGCAGGCTCACTCAATCAAGTCTTTATGAATTTATTGACCAATGCTATTGATGCTTTAGAAGAAAGTGATACGACCCAACCACAGATTTGTATTGAAACATCTTTGACCACAGATCAACAGGTACAAATTCGCATTACTGATAATGCAATGGGGGTTCCAAAGGAGATCCAATCAAAATTATTTGACCCATTTTTTACAACAAAGCCGATCGGCAAAGGCACTGGTTTAGGTCTTTCGATGAGCTACCAAATTATTACAGAACGCCATAGTGGGAAGTTATGGTGTGAGTCAAGAATCGGACAAGGCAGCAGTTTCGTTATTGAAATCCCTTACAATCAAATTCTCGATTAA
- a CDS encoding pre-16S rRNA-processing nuclease YqgF: MTIYLGFDPGRDKCGVAVMDNAGKILHHQVTLADNVVGTVRFLRKKYDVSLLIMGNQTTAQQWQQCLQAEISPPLAIALVNERNSSLEARTRYWEMFPPNFTQKLLPKGMRLPPRPIDDIVAILLIERYLESLKG, from the coding sequence ATGACCATATATTTAGGATTTGATCCCGGACGGGATAAATGTGGCGTTGCTGTGATGGATAATGCGGGTAAAATTTTGCACCATCAAGTAACTCTCGCTGACAATGTTGTTGGCACTGTCCGTTTTCTCCGCAAAAAATATGACGTTTCCCTGCTGATTATGGGAAATCAGACCACCGCACAACAGTGGCAACAATGTCTGCAAGCTGAAATTTCTCCTCCCTTGGCGATCGCCCTAGTGAATGAGCGCAATAGTAGTCTTGAAGCAAGAACAAGATATTGGGAAATGTTTCCCCCAAACTTTACCCAAAAACTTCTTCCCAAAGGAATGCGACTACCGCCTCGTCCTATCGATGATATCGTTGCCATTCTTCTAATTGAGCGGTATTTAGAATCTCTAAAAGGTTAG
- a CDS encoding transposase produces MTGEEESSILPKAYSLDLRQKIVDAYERGGVSQSSLARQFGVAKSFVQKLLDQKRLTGSIAPKKRSQQTPPKLNEEHQTILRQLLTKKNDATLAELCDEMEKRTGLRVANSTMHRTLRRMGYSLKKNILSRP; encoded by the coding sequence TTGACTGGTGAGGAAGAAAGTAGCATCTTGCCGAAAGCCTACTCATTAGACTTAAGACAGAAAATAGTGGATGCCTACGAAAGGGGTGGTGTGAGTCAAAGTAGTCTTGCCCGACAATTTGGAGTGGCGAAAAGTTTTGTACAAAAGCTCCTCGACCAAAAACGACTGACAGGGTCGATTGCTCCGAAAAAACGAAGCCAACAAACACCTCCCAAATTAAACGAAGAGCATCAAACAATATTGCGCCAGTTGCTCACCAAGAAAAACGATGCGACGCTAGCGGAACTATGTGATGAGATGGAGAAACGCACTGGTCTCCGTGTGGCCAATAGCACCATGCATCGCACCTTAAGAAGAATGGGATATAGCCTCAAAAAAAACATTCTATCCAGACCTTAA
- the rsmH gene encoding 16S rRNA (cytosine(1402)-N(4))-methyltransferase RsmH, whose product MAEEFVHISVLREELVDGLGIRDDGHYLDVTLGGGGHTELILQRSPTCRVTSVDRDAMAIEAASARLKGFGDRLTIVRSNFAEFDPQGQKFDGIIADLGVSSAQFDQGDRGFSFRMDAPLDMRMDQRQDLSAADIVNRYGEKALADIFYEYGEERLARKIAKKIVNQRPIHTTKELENIVFYTYHPKARKGRLHPATKVFQALRIAVNGELDALKGLLDKAPQWLNPGGKIGIISFHSLEDRIVKNTFKGHDLLRVITKKPIMATEEETQQNPRARSAKLRFAETKNITED is encoded by the coding sequence ATGGCTGAAGAGTTTGTTCACATTTCGGTATTGCGGGAAGAGCTAGTTGATGGGCTAGGGATTCGTGATGATGGGCATTATCTGGATGTAACACTCGGTGGTGGCGGCCATACGGAATTAATTTTGCAGCGATCACCGACCTGTAGAGTGACATCGGTAGACCGGGATGCAATGGCTATTGAAGCAGCATCAGCACGGCTCAAAGGGTTTGGCGATCGCCTAACGATTGTGCGGAGTAATTTTGCTGAGTTTGATCCGCAGGGACAAAAGTTTGATGGGATTATTGCGGACTTGGGGGTAAGCTCAGCACAATTTGACCAGGGCGATCGCGGCTTCAGTTTTCGCATGGATGCACCACTTGATATGCGAATGGATCAACGACAAGATTTATCAGCGGCGGATATCGTCAATCGCTATGGCGAGAAAGCATTGGCAGATATTTTCTATGAGTATGGCGAAGAACGTTTGGCACGGAAAATTGCTAAAAAGATTGTGAATCAAAGGCCAATTCACACCACGAAAGAATTAGAAAATATTGTTTTCTATACCTATCATCCAAAGGCTCGGAAAGGGCGACTTCATCCGGCAACCAAAGTTTTTCAGGCGTTACGGATTGCAGTGAATGGAGAACTTGACGCGCTCAAAGGCTTATTAGATAAAGCACCGCAATGGCTCAATCCGGGTGGCAAGATTGGCATTATTAGTTTCCATAGTCTCGAAGATCGCATCGTCAAAAACACATTTAAAGGTCATGATTTATTGCGGGTAATCACAAAAAAACCGATTATGGCAACGGAAGAGGAAACCCAACAAAATCCACGGGCACGTTCTGCGAAGTTACGGTTTGCAGAAACGAAAAATATTACTGAAGATTAA
- a CDS encoding nucleoside 2-deoxyribosyltransferase, producing the protein MAKKTIYLANPYGFSTQQKVLLLPPIISKLESLGLEIWEPFARNNQIDFSERGWAYKVAQADLADVKNADGIFAIVNGTPPDEGVMIELGVAIALNKAIFLFRDDFRRCTDSEEYPLNLMLFAGLPETDWQQYFFTAVDDITKPDMALAQWAKSE; encoded by the coding sequence ATGGCAAAGAAAACAATTTATCTGGCGAATCCCTATGGCTTTTCTACTCAGCAAAAGGTGCTATTATTGCCGCCAATTATTTCTAAGCTGGAATCCTTAGGCTTAGAAATTTGGGAGCCTTTCGCTCGGAATAATCAAATTGATTTTTCTGAAAGGGGTTGGGCTTATAAAGTGGCACAGGCAGATCTCGCCGATGTGAAGAATGCTGATGGGATTTTTGCCATTGTGAATGGTACGCCGCCGGATGAAGGAGTCATGATCGAACTCGGTGTGGCGATCGCCCTCAATAAAGCTATTTTTCTGTTTCGCGATGACTTTCGGCGATGTACCGATAGCGAAGAATATCCCCTAAATTTGATGCTGTTTGCAGGTTTGCCAGAAACCGATTGGCAACAGTATTTTTTTACTGCGGTTGACGACATAACAAAGCCCGATATGGCATTGGCGCAATGGGCAAAATCTGAGTGA